From the Brachyhypopomus gauderio isolate BG-103 chromosome 5, BGAUD_0.2, whole genome shotgun sequence genome, one window contains:
- the lypc gene encoding sperm acrosome membrane-associated protein 4-like yields MVMSRGLHSLLLCSLPLAVMSLTCYKCEFPAMSPLDCVMLPQDCSPGQRCLYITATVLRGVVLQDKSCAAPSQCELSDEHTAGPYLSYTKKCCDTNLCNAADLSIATCWRGLVLVFGMVVFFLF; encoded by the exons ATGGTCATGTCCAGAGGACTGCACTCCCTCCTGCTCTGCTCTCTGCCTTTAGCAG tGATGTCTCTGACATGTTATAAGTGTGAGTTCCCGGCCATGTCCCCACTTGACTGTGTAATGCTTCCTCAAGACTGTTCACCAGGACAGCGATGTCTCTACATCACTGCCACAGTGTTGAGAG GTGTAGTTCTCCAGGACAAGAGCTGTGCAGCTCCGTCTCAATGTGAGCTGTCTGATGAACACACAGCAGGACCGTACCTCTCGTACACCAAGAAATGCTGTGACACAAATCTCTGCAATGCTGCAGATCTCTCCATTGCCACTTGTTGGAGAGGTTTGGTACTTGTCTTTGGCATGGTTGTTTTTTTCCTGTTCTGA